One window of Alosa sapidissima isolate fAloSap1 chromosome 21, fAloSap1.pri, whole genome shotgun sequence genomic DNA carries:
- the LOC121695536 gene encoding uncharacterized protein LOC121695536 isoform X6 — MSPLPSPNFVGTDTILGTCGTCRVSLSANETNPLLLPCLHSMCNNCIPPPDQGVAVCPVCGMLYSLQSVTPHPLFCNVASISSSQKCGGCESAAVEGWCVECGEALCVECVSAHRRVRMTRDHTIKTQMTSSGFARKTYCPIHKDEPYKLYCITCGQLTCRDCQLTLHRNHSFQFMGEVVSERRQKLEALVHRVKEQRAYTQRSIQDLEGRLLDLEDEMDGFKQNVKQALKEFRDILVQTAMKLMSDSKVMYTSEFDRLKRQQSVLQKLLERQAYLLAFSEKTLDRMDQIALLSCVNQVQQQLQTVLTQNPPPFAHMLQISLHVNKPEVQEALSRFGKVSWRLIPFACSKKNRPPKKAKETPPVPGQLVSLESLEPLCLLGPAEGAPAVPLITTRGCSVSSPTKVMVESTTSSPGCSEGKAGLDSVTSMECEPSSTVPDPVGKPSSPPESPPLVDTSGVTTRASMERLASWDERSRVTGISTVAPPGSSPTPSAIINPGGGSASEETSVVVVQDRPIKGRAEALPQDIAASSTASETCCFRRTESEAVESHEREQRESEAVESHERVQRESEAVESREHVQRESEAVESREHVQRESEAVESHEHVQRESEAVESRERVQRESEAVESRESRERVQRESEAVESREHVQRESEAVESHEHVQRESEAVETREHVEKQETRVPDVLVAQLCSSHTKTDTKHLEEEEEGSKCPIIIMNVEAAGAVLSGEESEYTEAVGSDEVTPGVGSCLQGAESKVTQSECPVMGSCEQGDESEHVRELESLGVTTERVQELESLHVTTEHVREVESLRVTTEHVREAESLRVTTEHVRECESLGVTTEHVRECESLGVTTEHLRELESLGVTTERVREFESHGVTTEHVQEVVSDCVITEHVQAAPPDVPVCPERDQSSMAPSGPSPLPAFPQTLCQERPTLRSFLKALNLTRSPGLVRNPAASASQGAGAAGHETDTINSYCCPLEEEDFDEEDDRIDVEMQDEEIYHLLPKKHWLPQVSVYHMPLPSISIGQPLPRFRLLQGEGSMEFLIQEIPEDNKSAECKTHAVQQRRCVVCHMEGMLYHCATCNRGYHKGCHIPPLITKISEGWVCGLCLDVSAEVRLQGGFEGGSCMNAQDQKICEYLLLSLWCSKYRPVLFMQNQEPASCSSGAVSIMLIRGRLLQKLAPPYRTPSEFVSDIWLLLDLLLKRAKWKAECEKQVKSLQMIFSRRLQRVIGHSLHQSLLRNPHRQRQRGRPRKQHKGLPEQGKERLPDRGKERKAQRDEGRERKEKKVERDDRVKVGRSGNTGKRKAGRKEKKRSQMQSQLRRQSQAQVQTQLQVQVRTQSLMRSQTQALTQSQTQMQMKSQSQLQVQIQTKLQSQMQTQLQIQTQSDAPRTSEVPSSGVLRFLLLEKDNGRTQTGTEVMRLQPHT; from the exons TGTGTCCGGTGTGTGGAATGTTGTACTCCCTTCAAAGTGTCACACCCCATCCTCTCTTCTGCAATGTCGCGTCCATATCATCTTCACAGAAA TGTGGGGGATGTGAGAGTGCTGCCGTTGAGGGCTGGTGTGTCGAGTGTGGGGAGGcgctgtgtgtggagtgtgtgtcggCGCACAGGAGGGTACGGATGACCCGAGACCACACCATAAAGACCCAGATGACCTCCTCag GTTTTGCCAGGAAGACTTACTGCCCCATCCATAAGGACGAGCCTTACAAGCTCTACTGCATCACCTGTGGTCAGCTCACCTGCAGGGACTGCCAGCTCACACTGCACAGGAACCACAG TTTCCAGTTTATGGGAGAGGTGGTTTCGGAGCGCAGACAGAAGCTGGAGGCTCTGGTCCACAGAGTAAAAGAGCAGAGAGCGTACACCCAACGCAGCATCCAGGATTTGGAAggacg GCTTCTGGACCTGGAGGACGAGATGGACGGCTTCAAGCAGAATGTGAAGCAAGCACTGAAGGAGTTCCGGGACATACTGGTTCAGACCGCCATGAAGCTCATGTCCGACTCTAAG GTAATGTACACTTCGGAATTCGATCGCCTGAAGCGGCAGCAATCAGTGCTCCAGAAACTACTGGAGAGGCAGGCGTACCTACTGGCCTTCAGTGAGAAAACCCTGGACCGCATGGACCAGATTGCGCTATTGTCCTGTGTaaatcag gtccagcagcagctgcagacGGTGTTGACCCAGAATCCTCCTCCCTTCGCCCACATGCTGCAGATCTCCCTCCACGTCAACAAGCCTGAGGTTCAGGAAGCCCTCAGCCGTTTCG gaaaGGTGTCATGGAGGCTTATTCCGTTTGCCTGTTCCAAAAAGAACAGGCCTCCTAAGAAAGCCAAAGAGACCCCTCCTGTTCCTGGTCAGTTGGTGTCCCTGGAGAGCCTGGAGCCGTTATGCCTACTGGGGCCTGCAGAGGGCGCTCCTGCTGTTCCTCTCATCACCACCAGAGGGTGCTCTGTGTCGTCGCCCACAAAGGTTATGGTAGAGAGCACGACCTCGTCCCCTGGATGCAGTGAGGGAAAAGCTGGACTGGATTCGGTGACTAGTATGGAGTGTGAGCCTTCGTCCACCGTGCCAGACCCTGTGGGCAAACCCAGCTCTCCACCCGAGAGCCCCCCTCTAGTGGACACGTCTGGTGTCACCACCAGAGCTAGCATGGAGAGACTAGCGTCATGGGACGAACGTAGCAGAGTAACTGGGATCAGTACAGTTGCCCCGCCCGGAAGTTCTCCTACCCCGTCAGCCATCATCAACCCTGGCGGGGGCTCTGCCAGTGAGGAGACATCTGTTGTGGTCGTGCAGGACAGACCAATCAAGGGCCGTGCTGAAGCTTTACCTCAGGACATAGCTGCTAGCAGCACTGCTAGCGAAACTTGCTGCTTCAGAAGGACAGAGTCTGAGGCTGTAGAGTCTCATGAGCGCGAGCAGAGGGAGTCTGAGGCTGTAGAGTCTCATGAGCGCGTGCAGAGGGAGTCTGAG GCTGTAGAGTCTCGTGAGCATGTGCAGAGGGAGTCTGAGGCTGTAGAGTCTCGTGAGCATGTGCAGAGGGAGTCTGAGGCTGTAGAGTCTCATGAGCATGTGCAGAGGGAGTCTGAGGCTGTAGAGTCTCGTGAGCGCGTGCAGAGGGAGTCTGAGGCTGTAGAGTCTCGTGAGTCTCGTGAGCGCGTGCAGAGGGAGTCTGAGGCTGTAGAGTCTCGTGAGCATGTGCAGAGGGAGTCTGAGGCTGTAGAGTCTCATGAGCATGTGCAGAGGGAGTCTGAGGCTGTGGAGACTCGTGAGCACGTGGAGAAGCAGGAGACTAGAGTCCCAGATGTTCTTGTAGCTCAACTCTGCtcctcacacacaaagacagacaccaAACatctagaggaggaggaggaggggtcaaAATGcccaattattattatgaatgtAGAAGCAGCAGGGGCAGTTTTATCGGGGGAGGAGTCAGAGTACACAGAGGCGGTAGGGTCTGATGAGGTCACACCAGGAGTGGGGTCATGTCTACAGGGAGCGGAGTCAAAGGTCACACAGTCTGAATGTCCAGTTATGGGGTCATGTGAACAAGGGGATGAGTCTGAGCATGTCCGAGAGTTGGAGTCTCTGGGTGTCACTACTGAGCGTGTGCAGGAGTTGGAATCTCTCCATGTCACTACTGAGCATGTGCGGGAGGTGGAGTCTCTCCGTGTCACTACTGAGCATGTGCGGGAGGCAGAGTCTCTCCGTGTCACTACTGAGCATGTGCGGGAGTGCGAGTCTCTCGGTGTCACTACTGAGCATGTGCGGGAGTGCGAGTCTCTCGGTGTCACTACTGAACATTTGCGGGAGTTGGAGTCTCTTGGCGTCACTACTGAGCGTGTGCGGGAATTTGAGTCTCACGGTGTTACTACTGAGCATGTGCAGGAGGTGGTCTCTGACTGCGTCATCACTGAGCATGTGCAAGCGGCTCCACCAGATGTTCCTGTCTGTCCAGAGAGAGACCAATCATCTATGGCCCCTTCTGGTCCTTCGCCTCTACCTGCATTTCCACAAACTCTCTGCCAg GAGCGGCCAACACTTCGGTCTTTCCTGAAAGCTTTGAATCTGACAAGGAGTCCAGGATTGGTCAGAAATCCAGCGGCTTCTG CTTCACAGGGTGCAGGTGCAGCTGGACACGAAACTGACACCATCAACAGCTACTGCTGCCCTCTAGAG GAGGAAGACTTTGATGAAGAGGATGATCGTATTGATGTAGAAATGCAGGATGAAG aAATCTACCATCTCTTACCAAAGAA GCATTGGCTACCTCAGGTGTCAGTCTACCACATGcccctcccctccatctctATTGGTCAGCCCCTACCTCGGTTTCGCCTCCTCCAGGGGGAAGGTTCCATGGAGTTTCTGATCCAGGAGATACCTGAGGATAACAAG TCTGCAGAGTGCAAGACCCATGCTGTCCAGCAGAGGCGCTGTGTGGTGTGTCACATGGAGGGCATGCTGTACCACTGTGCCACCTGTAACCGTGGATACCACAAAGGATGCCACATACCGCCCTTAATCACCAAAATCAG cgaagGCTGGGTGTGTGGCCTGTGTCTGGATGTGTCGGCGGAGGTGAGACTGCAGGGCGGCTTTGAGGGAGGATCCTGCATGAACGCTCAGGACCAGAAG ATTTGTGAGTACTTGCTGCTCTCACTGTGGTGCAGCAAATACAGGCCTGTACTTTTCATGCAAAATCAG gagCCAGCCTCTTGCTCCTCTGGCGCCGTGAGCATCATGCTCATCCGTGGCCGGTTGCTACAGAAACTAGCGCCTCCGTACCGCACCCCTTCGGAGTTTGTGTCTGACATCTGGCTCCTGCTGGACTTGCTGCTCAAGAGGGCAAAG TGGAAGGCCGAGTGTGAGAAGCAGGTGAAGTCTCTGCAGATGATCTTCTCCAGGCGGCTGCAGCGAGTGATCGGCCACAGCCTCCACCAGTCTCTCCTGCGCAACCCCCACCGCCAGCGGCAGAGGGGCCGGCCTCGGAAACAGCACAAGGGGCTGCCGGAACAAGGGAAGGAGAGGCTGCCCGAccgagggaaggagaggaaggcACAGCGAGacgaagggagggagaggaaggagaagaaagTGGAACGAGACGACCGAGTGAAAGTGGGAAGATCGGGAAACACAGGGAAGCGGAAAGCTGGGAGGAAGGAGAAAAAACGATCGCAAATGCAGTCGCAGTTGCGGAGGCAGTCGCAGGCACAGGTGCAGACGCAGTTGCAGGTGCAGGTGCGGACTCAGTCACTGATGCGGTCGCAAACGCAGGCGCTGACGCAGTCACAGACGCAGATGCAGATGAAGTCACAGTCACAATTACAGGTGCAAATACAGACAAAGTTACAGTCGCAGATGCAGACGCAGTTGCAAATACAGACGCAGTCTGATGCACCCAGGACTAGTGAGGTGCCATCATCAGGCGTGCTGCGGTTCCTTCTCCTGGAGAAGGACAACGGTCGGACCCAGACAGGGACTGAGGTGATGAGACTTCAGCCACACACGTAA
- the LOC121695536 gene encoding uncharacterized protein LOC121695536 isoform X3 yields the protein MSPLPSPNFVGTDTILGTCGTCRVSLSANETNPLLLPCLHSMCNNCIPPPDQGVAVCPVCGMLYSLQSVTPHPLFCNVASISSSQKCGGCESAAVEGWCVECGEALCVECVSAHRRVRMTRDHTIKTQMTSSGFARKTYCPIHKDEPYKLYCITCGQLTCRDCQLTLHRNHSFQFMGEVVSERRQKLEALVHRVKEQRAYTQRSIQDLEGRLLDLEDEMDGFKQNVKQALKEFRDILVQTAMKLMSDSKVMYTSEFDRLKRQQSVLQKLLERQAYLLAFSEKTLDRMDQIALLSCVNQVQQQLQTVLTQNPPPFAHMLQISLHVNKPEVQEALSRFGKVSWRLIPFACSKKNRPPKKAKETPPVPGQLVSLESLEPLCLLGPAEGAPAVPLITTRGCSVSSPTKVMVESTTSSPGCSEGKAGLDSVTSMECEPSSTVPDPVGKPSSPPESPPLVDTSGVTTRASMERLASWDERSRVTGISTVAPPGSSPTPSAIINPGGGSASEETSVVVVQDRPIKGRAEALPQDIAASSTASETCCFRRTESEAVESHEREQRESEAVESHERVQRESEAVESHESHEHVERESEAVESHESHEHVERESEAVESREHVQRESEAVESREHVQRESEAVESHEHVQRESEAVESRERVQRESEAVESRESRERVQRESEAVESREHVQRESEAVESHEHVQRESEAVETREHVEKQETRVPDVLVAQLCSSHTKTDTKHLEEEEEGSKCPIIIMNVEAAGAVLSGEESEYTEAVGSDEVTPGVGSCLQGAESKVTQSECPVMGSCEQGDESEHVRELESLGVTTERVQELESLHVTTEHVREVESLRVTTEHVREAESLRVTTEHVRECESLGVTTEHVRECESLGVTTEHLRELESLGVTTERVREFESHGVTTEHVQEVVSDCVITEHVQAAPPDVPVCPERDQSSMAPSGPSPLPAFPQTLCQERPTLRSFLKALNLTRSPGLVRNPAASASQGAGAAGHETDTINSYCCPLEEEDFDEEDDRIDVEMQDEEIYHLLPKKHWLPQVSVYHMPLPSISIGQPLPRFRLLQGEGSMEFLIQEIPEDNKSAECKTHAVQQRRCVVCHMEGMLYHCATCNRGYHKGCHIPPLITKISEGWVCGLCLDVSAEVRLQGGFEGGSCMNAQDQKICEYLLLSLWCSKYRPVLFMQNQEPASCSSGAVSIMLIRGRLLQKLAPPYRTPSEFVSDIWLLLDLLLKRAKWKAECEKQVKSLQMIFSRRLQRVIGHSLHQSLLRNPHRQRQRGRPRKQHKGLPEQGKERKEKKVERDDRVKVGRSGNTGKRKAGRKEKKRSQMQSQLRRQSQAQVQTQLQVQVRTQSLMRSQTQALTQSQTQMQMKSQSQLQVQIQTKLQSQMQTQLQIQTQSDAPRTSEVPSSGVLRFLLLEKDNGRTQTGTEVMRLQPHT from the exons TGTGTCCGGTGTGTGGAATGTTGTACTCCCTTCAAAGTGTCACACCCCATCCTCTCTTCTGCAATGTCGCGTCCATATCATCTTCACAGAAA TGTGGGGGATGTGAGAGTGCTGCCGTTGAGGGCTGGTGTGTCGAGTGTGGGGAGGcgctgtgtgtggagtgtgtgtcggCGCACAGGAGGGTACGGATGACCCGAGACCACACCATAAAGACCCAGATGACCTCCTCag GTTTTGCCAGGAAGACTTACTGCCCCATCCATAAGGACGAGCCTTACAAGCTCTACTGCATCACCTGTGGTCAGCTCACCTGCAGGGACTGCCAGCTCACACTGCACAGGAACCACAG TTTCCAGTTTATGGGAGAGGTGGTTTCGGAGCGCAGACAGAAGCTGGAGGCTCTGGTCCACAGAGTAAAAGAGCAGAGAGCGTACACCCAACGCAGCATCCAGGATTTGGAAggacg GCTTCTGGACCTGGAGGACGAGATGGACGGCTTCAAGCAGAATGTGAAGCAAGCACTGAAGGAGTTCCGGGACATACTGGTTCAGACCGCCATGAAGCTCATGTCCGACTCTAAG GTAATGTACACTTCGGAATTCGATCGCCTGAAGCGGCAGCAATCAGTGCTCCAGAAACTACTGGAGAGGCAGGCGTACCTACTGGCCTTCAGTGAGAAAACCCTGGACCGCATGGACCAGATTGCGCTATTGTCCTGTGTaaatcag gtccagcagcagctgcagacGGTGTTGACCCAGAATCCTCCTCCCTTCGCCCACATGCTGCAGATCTCCCTCCACGTCAACAAGCCTGAGGTTCAGGAAGCCCTCAGCCGTTTCG gaaaGGTGTCATGGAGGCTTATTCCGTTTGCCTGTTCCAAAAAGAACAGGCCTCCTAAGAAAGCCAAAGAGACCCCTCCTGTTCCTGGTCAGTTGGTGTCCCTGGAGAGCCTGGAGCCGTTATGCCTACTGGGGCCTGCAGAGGGCGCTCCTGCTGTTCCTCTCATCACCACCAGAGGGTGCTCTGTGTCGTCGCCCACAAAGGTTATGGTAGAGAGCACGACCTCGTCCCCTGGATGCAGTGAGGGAAAAGCTGGACTGGATTCGGTGACTAGTATGGAGTGTGAGCCTTCGTCCACCGTGCCAGACCCTGTGGGCAAACCCAGCTCTCCACCCGAGAGCCCCCCTCTAGTGGACACGTCTGGTGTCACCACCAGAGCTAGCATGGAGAGACTAGCGTCATGGGACGAACGTAGCAGAGTAACTGGGATCAGTACAGTTGCCCCGCCCGGAAGTTCTCCTACCCCGTCAGCCATCATCAACCCTGGCGGGGGCTCTGCCAGTGAGGAGACATCTGTTGTGGTCGTGCAGGACAGACCAATCAAGGGCCGTGCTGAAGCTTTACCTCAGGACATAGCTGCTAGCAGCACTGCTAGCGAAACTTGCTGCTTCAGAAGGACAGAGTCTGAGGCTGTAGAGTCTCATGAGCGCGAGCAGAGGGAGTCTGAGGCTGTAGAGTCTCATGAGCGCGTGCAGAGGGAGTCTGAGGCTGTAGAGTCTCATGAGTCTCATGAGCACGTGGAGAGGGAGTCTGAGGCTGTAGAGTCTCATGAGTCTCATGAGCACGTGGAGAGGGAGTCTGAGGCTGTAGAGTCTCGTGAGCATGTGCAGAGGGAGTCTGAGGCTGTAGAGTCTCGTGAGCATGTGCAGAGGGAGTCTGAGGCTGTAGAGTCTCATGAGCATGTGCAGAGGGAGTCTGAGGCTGTAGAGTCTCGTGAGCGCGTGCAGAGGGAGTCTGAGGCTGTAGAGTCTCGTGAGTCTCGTGAGCGCGTGCAGAGGGAGTCTGAGGCTGTAGAGTCTCGTGAGCATGTGCAGAGGGAGTCTGAGGCTGTAGAGTCTCATGAGCATGTGCAGAGGGAGTCTGAGGCTGTGGAGACTCGTGAGCACGTGGAGAAGCAGGAGACTAGAGTCCCAGATGTTCTTGTAGCTCAACTCTGCtcctcacacacaaagacagacaccaAACatctagaggaggaggaggaggggtcaaAATGcccaattattattatgaatgtAGAAGCAGCAGGGGCAGTTTTATCGGGGGAGGAGTCAGAGTACACAGAGGCGGTAGGGTCTGATGAGGTCACACCAGGAGTGGGGTCATGTCTACAGGGAGCGGAGTCAAAGGTCACACAGTCTGAATGTCCAGTTATGGGGTCATGTGAACAAGGGGATGAGTCTGAGCATGTCCGAGAGTTGGAGTCTCTGGGTGTCACTACTGAGCGTGTGCAGGAGTTGGAATCTCTCCATGTCACTACTGAGCATGTGCGGGAGGTGGAGTCTCTCCGTGTCACTACTGAGCATGTGCGGGAGGCAGAGTCTCTCCGTGTCACTACTGAGCATGTGCGGGAGTGCGAGTCTCTCGGTGTCACTACTGAGCATGTGCGGGAGTGCGAGTCTCTCGGTGTCACTACTGAACATTTGCGGGAGTTGGAGTCTCTTGGCGTCACTACTGAGCGTGTGCGGGAATTTGAGTCTCACGGTGTTACTACTGAGCATGTGCAGGAGGTGGTCTCTGACTGCGTCATCACTGAGCATGTGCAAGCGGCTCCACCAGATGTTCCTGTCTGTCCAGAGAGAGACCAATCATCTATGGCCCCTTCTGGTCCTTCGCCTCTACCTGCATTTCCACAAACTCTCTGCCAg GAGCGGCCAACACTTCGGTCTTTCCTGAAAGCTTTGAATCTGACAAGGAGTCCAGGATTGGTCAGAAATCCAGCGGCTTCTG CTTCACAGGGTGCAGGTGCAGCTGGACACGAAACTGACACCATCAACAGCTACTGCTGCCCTCTAGAG GAGGAAGACTTTGATGAAGAGGATGATCGTATTGATGTAGAAATGCAGGATGAAG aAATCTACCATCTCTTACCAAAGAA GCATTGGCTACCTCAGGTGTCAGTCTACCACATGcccctcccctccatctctATTGGTCAGCCCCTACCTCGGTTTCGCCTCCTCCAGGGGGAAGGTTCCATGGAGTTTCTGATCCAGGAGATACCTGAGGATAACAAG TCTGCAGAGTGCAAGACCCATGCTGTCCAGCAGAGGCGCTGTGTGGTGTGTCACATGGAGGGCATGCTGTACCACTGTGCCACCTGTAACCGTGGATACCACAAAGGATGCCACATACCGCCCTTAATCACCAAAATCAG cgaagGCTGGGTGTGTGGCCTGTGTCTGGATGTGTCGGCGGAGGTGAGACTGCAGGGCGGCTTTGAGGGAGGATCCTGCATGAACGCTCAGGACCAGAAG ATTTGTGAGTACTTGCTGCTCTCACTGTGGTGCAGCAAATACAGGCCTGTACTTTTCATGCAAAATCAG gagCCAGCCTCTTGCTCCTCTGGCGCCGTGAGCATCATGCTCATCCGTGGCCGGTTGCTACAGAAACTAGCGCCTCCGTACCGCACCCCTTCGGAGTTTGTGTCTGACATCTGGCTCCTGCTGGACTTGCTGCTCAAGAGGGCAAAG TGGAAGGCCGAGTGTGAGAAGCAGGTGAAGTCTCTGCAGATGATCTTCTCCAGGCGGCTGCAGCGAGTGATCGGCCACAGCCTCCACCAGTCTCTCCTGCGCAACCCCCACCGCCAGCGGCAGAGGGGCCGGCCTCGGAAACAGCACAAGGGGCTGCCGGAACAAGGGAAGGAGAG gaaggagaagaaagTGGAACGAGACGACCGAGTGAAAGTGGGAAGATCGGGAAACACAGGGAAGCGGAAAGCTGGGAGGAAGGAGAAAAAACGATCGCAAATGCAGTCGCAGTTGCGGAGGCAGTCGCAGGCACAGGTGCAGACGCAGTTGCAGGTGCAGGTGCGGACTCAGTCACTGATGCGGTCGCAAACGCAGGCGCTGACGCAGTCACAGACGCAGATGCAGATGAAGTCACAGTCACAATTACAGGTGCAAATACAGACAAAGTTACAGTCGCAGATGCAGACGCAGTTGCAAATACAGACGCAGTCTGATGCACCCAGGACTAGTGAGGTGCCATCATCAGGCGTGCTGCGGTTCCTTCTCCTGGAGAAGGACAACGGTCGGACCCAGACAGGGACTGAGGTGATGAGACTTCAGCCACACACGTAA